Proteins co-encoded in one Plasmodium reichenowi strain SY57 chromosome 10, whole genome shotgun sequence genomic window:
- a CDS encoding autophagy-related protein 8, putative: MPSLKEEVSFENRVAETHKIRSKYPNRIPVVCERANRSNLPIIEKKKFLVPMNMLVGEFKFILHQHINQSAYGSNMKLFRERTIYLFVNNIVPKTGLLMQDLYEMYKDEDGYLYMEYSCESCLG; the protein is encoded by the coding sequence atgcCATCGCTTAAAGAAGAAGTCTCTTTCGAAAACCGAGTTGCAGAGACTCATAAAATTCGTTCGAAATATCCTAATCGTATACCTGTAGTATGTGAGAGAGCTAACAGATCTAATTTACCcataatagaaaaaaagaagttCCTTGTACCTATGAATATGTTAGTTGGagaatttaaatttattttacatCAACATATTAATCAAAGTGCATATGGAAGTAACATGAAATTATTTAGAGAACGTaccatatatttatttgtaaataACATAGTTCCTAAAACAGGATTATTAATGCAAGATTTGTATGAAATGTATAAAGATGAAGATggatatttatatatggaATATAGTTGTGAGAGTTGTCTAggataa
- a CDS encoding tRNA methyltransferase, putative, translating to MFFYCCTFYFISLFFLYISSFCKSTKVTQLYDKKIKIKSFINNYLVSCRKKKYIYNNVDDKNNIGTFNLYHNIRDNNNNNNNNNNNNNNLNKRNDTLFALSNKNNIVDVEKIYDEVNNLKDKEQKINYLMEQCSSLCKKNYFPPIVNLNKAYKNKRIDEFNKGNKNFYINEVGKNILYKYVNRCDEILFMAIDIQINEDEQRNNSIKDVIDVHDDNIKTCALIKDEKHFEKYKAIHNDNIIKNILPLDKKIDSIKNMLNHKYMKKKKCIITIDAYSDNLILYCFLYLILKHINKMCLYSFMNIQLKEITVKLKEVFDLHFNVHHIIDYIHEYIYNFLMCYHVKRNKNKSKNMKEKDIKNVFSKNEMISDEDNKLISKESSDMYTKTTRRKKKKKKNTMKLFIYPRIAHMLSGGVDSLMALHLLEKKKFYVDNYFFNFTNADCSKNDVKYVKDICKNKKRNLFIININDEYFDEVLVPMLFFYADGKVPNPDIMCNQKIKYNFFLKVIKSIYKQKFNYGTKSKLCNYNYISTGHYAMIRTNDKNNPNNIFNNNLFIKKKKIKKKKNNKKNNNNNNNIYTYIYNLHNDNIKTNYKKNNKYFYKLLVSNDKKKDQTFFLSSFNHIQLSKFIFPLCLYKKTDVKKYMNEKNINNYNHKETKGLCLFGNIDMQSLLQKYFVNSEKDDIRNKQNEDNIFKENNIINLNNNLNQNEKKKLLVDITTTSSHLKKFRETFIQKMDLQYKNYLINLDDQTILDINSDIHLYAIGQHKNVTNYLHNLYNKKMVNIHGHKKKHIKNVISSFQWIVVYKKIKRDVSTNLIHNFIYLTKNYDQDLFTHIRTKCKLHNIKWIEGKLPACIKKQFKKNKTINKTINKTINNKYKTSETFNVYNNIQESAKKKKVKNIPLDEKTIFVKIRNSEQIKKAKIMFSSSNNTAYLKVKQKDNGFSPGQIITLYFPFIIKNNNKVTYITNLNKYNNPINTNKNTIYYHCLGSATISNQFLDYNLYQHIKNIHQINDLSMSK from the coding sequence atgtttttttattgttgcacattttattttatttctttattttttttatacatatcttcattttgtAAATCTACCAAGGTGACACAGCTTTATgataaaaagataaaaataaaaagttttataaataattatttagTTTCatgtagaaaaaaaaaatatatatataataatgtagaTGATAAGAACAATATAGGTACCTTTAACctttatcataatataagggataataataataataataataataataataataataataataatttgaaCAAAAGGAACGATACATTATTTGCTTTATctaataaaaacaatatagTTGATGTTGAGAAGATTTACGATGAagtaaataatttaaaagataaagagcaaaaaataaattatctTATGGAACAATGTAGTTCATTATgtaagaaaaattatttccCTCCCATTGTAAATTTGAACAAGGcttataagaataaaagGATAGATGAATTTAATAAGggtaataaaaatttctatattaatgaagtgggaaaaaatatattgtataaGTATGTTAATAGGTGtgatgaaatattatttatggCTATAGATATACAAATTAATGAAGACGAACAAAGAAACAATAGTATAAAGGATGTAATAGATGTTcatgatgataatataaagacATGTGCCCTTATAAAGGATGAGAAACATTTTGAAAAGTATAAAGCTATacataatgataatatcATAAAGAATATTCTACCCCTTGATAAAAAAATCGATtctattaaaaatatgttaaaccataaatatatgaaaaagaaaaaatgcATTATTACCATTGATGCTTATAGtgataatttaatattgtattgttttctttatttaattttaaaacatataaataaaatgtgtttatattcttttatgaatatacaattaaaagaaataacTGTCAAATTAAAAGAAGTTTTTGATTTACATTTTAATGTACATCATATCATTGATTATATACAcgaatatatatacaactTTTTAATGTGTTATCATGTCAAAaggaataaaaataaaagtaaaaacATGAAAGagaaagatataaaaaatgtgttttctaaaaatgaaatgatATCTGATGAGGATAACAAACTTATTTCTAAGGAGTCTTCTGATATGTACACGAAAACAacaagaagaaaaaaaaaaaaaaaaaaaaataccatgaaattatttatatatccaAGAATAGCACATATGCTAAGCGGAGGTGTGGATTCTTTAATGGCTTTACATTTGTtagagaaaaaaaaattttatgttgataattatttttttaattttacaaATGCAGATTGTAGTAAGAATGACGTAAAATATGTAAAGgatatatgtaaaaataagaaaagaaatttatttattattaatattaatgatgaATATTTTGATGAAGTGCTCGTACcaatgttatttttttatgcaGATGGGAAAGTACCAAATCCTGATATTATGTGTAatcaaaaaattaaatataatttttttttaaaagttataaaaagtatatataaacaaaaatttaattatgGAACCAAATCAAAATTGtgtaattataattatatatcaaCTGGTCATTATGCTATGATAAGAACgaatgataaaaataatccaaacaatatatttaataataatttatttataaaaaaaaaaaaaataaaaaaaaaaaaaaataataaaaaaaataataataataataataatatatatacatatatatacaatttacataatgataacataaaaactaattataaaaagaataacaaatatttctataaattattagttagtaatgataaaaaaaaagatcAAACCTTTTTCTTATCCTCCTTTAATCACATACAACTTTCTAAATTCATATTCCCTTTATgcttatataaaaaaacgGATGTgaagaaatatatgaatgaaaagaatataaacaattataatcataaaGAAACCAAAGGTCTTTGTTTATTTGGTAACATAGATATGCAGTCCTTGTTACagaaatattttgtaaacAGTGAAAAGGATGATATTAgaaataaacaaaatgaagataatatatttaaggaaaacaatattattaatttaaataataatttgaatcaaaatgaaaaaaaaaaacttcTAGTAGATATAACAACAACATCATCTCACCTAAAAAAATTTAGAGAAACATTCATACAAAAAATGGATCTTCAGTATAAAAATTATCTCATCAATTTAGATGATCAAACTATCTTGGATATAAATTCAGATATACATCTATATGCTATTGGTCaacataaaaatgtaaccaattatcttcataatttatataataaaaaaatggtAAATATTCATGGACACAAAAagaaacatataaaaaatgtaatttcttcttttcAATGGATTGtagtatataaaaaaataaaaagagaTGTGTCTACAAATCttattcataattttatatatcttacTAAAAATTATGACCAAGATTTATTTACACATATACGAACAAAATGTAAATTGCACAATATAAAATGGATAGAGGGCAAATTACCTGCATGTATAAAAAAgcaatttaaaaaaaataaaacaataaataaaacaataaataaaacaataaataataaatataaaactaGTGAAACATTTaatgtttataataatattcaagAGAgtgcaaaaaaaaagaaagtCAAAAATATTCCCCTTGATGAAAAAACAATTTTTGTTAAAATTAGAAATAgtgaacaaataaaaaaagcAAAAATTATGTTTTCTTCATCAAATAATACAGCATATTTAAAAGTGAAACAAAAAGATAACGGTTTTTCACCAGGACAAATTATCACcttatattttccttttattatcaaaaacaataataaagtaacatatattacaaatttaaacaaatataacaatcctataaatacaaataaaaatacaatttattatcattgTCTAGGTTCAGCAACAATAAGTAATCAATTTCTTGATTATAATTTGTACcaacatataaaaaatattcacCAGATAAATGATTTAAGCATGAgcaaataa